One Ahaetulla prasina isolate Xishuangbanna chromosome 1, ASM2864084v1, whole genome shotgun sequence DNA window includes the following coding sequences:
- the TMEM86A gene encoding lysoplasmalogenase-like protein TMEM86A isoform X2 gives MVSPVTVVKSEGPKLVPFFKATCVYFVLWLPTSSPSWFSALIKCLPIFCLWVFLLAHGINFLTAHHNACRIFAGLIFSALGDAFLIWQEQGYFIHGLLMFGITHILYSSAFGIKPWDLKVGFGIGLVSSFFYTFLYSYLSGPFTYLVAVYIALIGFMGWRAMAGVQLCNDLWTWTKLSACIGSVLFMVSDLTIAVNKFCFPVPYSRVIIMATYYAAQMLIALSAVESKDEEVFKKRK, from the exons GTGAAGAGTGAAGGTCCTAAACTCGTGCCCTTTTTCAAAGCCACCTGCGTCTACTTTGTCCTCTGGTTGCCAACCTCCAGCCCTTCCTGGTTCAGTGCCCTGATCAAGTGTTTGCCAATCTTCTGCTTATGGGTCTTCCTGTTGGCACATGGGATCAATTTCCTGACAGCCCATCACAATGCCTGTAGGATCTTTGCTGGTTTGATATTCTCTGCCTTGGGAGATGCTTTCCTCATCTGGCAAGAGCAGGGCTATTTTATTCACG GCTTGTTGATGTTCGGTATTACACACATACTGTATTCCTCAGCATTTGGAATTAAACCTTGGGACCTGAAAGTTGGCTTTGGGATTGGCTTGGTGTCCAGTTTCTTCTACACCTTCCTGTATTCCTACCTGTCAGGCCCATTTACCTATTTGGTAGCTGTCTACATTGCCTTAATTGGCTTTATGGGCTGGCGGGCTATGGCTGGTGTGCAGCTCTGCAACGACCTGTGGACTTGGACCAAGCTTTCTGCTTGCATCGGTTCTGTGCTTTTCATGGTATCTGACCTGACTATTGCGGTCAACAAATTCTGCTTTCCTGTCCCCTACTCAAGGGTCATCATCATGGCCACTTACTACGCGGCTCAAATGCTCATTGCACTTTCTGCGGTGGAGAGCAAGGATGAagaagttttcaaaaagagaaaataa